A single region of the Epinephelus moara isolate mb chromosome 16, YSFRI_EMoa_1.0, whole genome shotgun sequence genome encodes:
- the LOC126403101 gene encoding dual specificity protein phosphatase 7-like, with translation MSNVTPSKSVEWLQLELESGGTSLLLLDCRSHELYESSHIETAINLAIPGLMLRRFKKGNIPIRTIIPNHEDKEKFIRRCKTDTVVLYDECTVDWQDSGAPASVLGLLLQKLWEDGCKAYYLEGGFVKFHTEYPEHCETLLDSSCPSSSPPLSVLGFGNLRISSDCSDGESDREPSSATESEESPIPSNQPAFPVQILPYLYLGCAKDSTNLDVLGQYNIKYILNVTPNLPNMFEHDGHFRYKQIPISDHWSQNLSQFFPEAISFIDEARSKQCGILVHCLAGISRSVTVTVAYLMQRLNLSLNDAYDFVKRKKSNISPNFNFMGQLLDFERTLGLHSPCDNRSTSEEQLFFTTPTNHNVFQLDTLEST, from the exons ATGTCTAATGTGACGCCGAGTAAAAGCGTGGAATGGCTGCAACTCGAGTTAGAGTCCGGAGGCacttctctgctcctgctggACTGCCGTTCACATGAGCTTTATGAATCATCCCACATAGAGACAGCCATAAACCTGGCCATACCGGGGCTGATGCTCCGGAGGTTCAAAAAGGGCAACATACCTATCCGGACTATCATCCCCAACCACGAGGATAAGGAGAAGTTCATCAGGCGGTGTAAGACGGACACGGTGGTCCTGTACGATGAGTGCACCGTGGACTGGCAGGACAGCGGAGCTCCAGCTTCGGTTTTGGGTCTGCTTCTTCAAAAACTATGGGAAGACGGCTGTAAAGCGTATTACCTGGAAG GTGGATTTGTAAAGTTCCACACAGAGTACCCAGAGCACTGTGAGACCCTCCTAGACAGCTCCTGTCCCagctcctctcctccgctctcTGTCCTGGGGTTTGGAAACCTCCGGATCAGCTCAGATTGTTCCGATGGGGAATCCGATCGAGAGCCGAGCAGCGCCACAGAGTCTGAGGAGAGCCCCATCCCCAGCAATCAGCCCGCTTTCCCCGTCCAGATCCTACCCTACCTTTACCTGGGCTGCGCCAAAGACTCCACCAACCTAGACGTGTTGGGCCAGTACAACATCAAGTACATCCTGAACGTCACACCCAATCTCCCCAACATGTTTGAGCATGACGGCCACTTCAGGTACAAACAGATCCCCATTTCGGACCACTGGAGTCAGAACCTGTCCCAGTTCTTCCCAGAGGCCATATCATTTATAG ATGAGGCTCGGTCTAAGCAGTGCGGCATCCTGGTCCACTGCCTGGCCGGCATCAGTCGCTCAGTCACTGTCACCGTGGCCTACCTGATGCAGAGACTCAACCTCTCGCTCAATGACGCTTATGACTTTGTCAAGAGGAAGAAGTCCAACATTTCCCCAAACTTCAACTTCATGGGTCAGCTCCTGGACTTTGAGAGGACGCTGGGGCTGCACAGTCCCTGTGATAACCGTTCCACCAGCGAGGAGCAGCTCTTCTTCACCACACCGACCAATCACAACGTCTTCCAGCTGGACACGCTGGAGTCAACATGA
- the LOC126403379 gene encoding 5-aminolevulinate synthase, non-specific, mitochondrial-like isoform X1, protein MDAVIRRCPFLTVVPSVALQLAGKSSLLSYAQKCPVMMDLASRPLARALSSSASTSKGTPTNDDSKHEVKLPPGHIKPPAGQAVGSKCPFLAAEMVQKNNRVVREASMELQEDVQEMHSVRTAGKRDTSLSVMDLIEAGAPKHLLKSTSSRVSHLLKDNLPEAVTFQYDKYFEKKIESKKVDHTYRVFKTVNRCAPSFPMADDYSESLHAKRDVSVWCSNDYLGMSRHPKVTQAIVETLRKHGAGAGGTRNISGTSKFHVELEHELADLHNKDAALLFTSCFVANDSTLFTLAKMLPGCEIYSDAGNHASMIQGIRNSRVKKFIFRHNDVSHLQELLEKSDPSTPKIVAFETVHSMDGAVCPLEEMCDIAHKFGAITFVDEVHAVGLYGSRGGGIGDRDRVMHKMDIISGTLGKAFGCVGGYIASTSTLVDTVRSYAAGFIFTTSLPPMLLAGAKESIKVLKSEEGQVLRRKHQRSVKLLRQMLMDSGFPVVHCPSHIIPVRVADAEKNNEICDIMMSRYNIYVQAINYPTVAKGEELLRIAPTPHHTPQMMFYFVDRLLKTWKEVGMELRPHSSAECDFCQQPLHFELMSEREKSYFTGLSHMISAVA, encoded by the exons ATGGACGCAGTGATCCGCCGGTGCCCTTTCCTCACAGTTGTTCCCAGTGTTGCCCTGCAGCTGGCCGGGAAGTCATCACTGCTGAGCTATGCCCAAAAATGCCCCGTGATGATGGACCTGGCCTCAAGACCTCTGGCCAGAGCTCTGTCCTCTTCAGCTTCAACTTCCAAAGGCACTCCAACAAATGACG ATTCAAAGCATGAAGTCAAGCTGCCCCCAGGTCACATCAAGCCACCTGCGGGCCAGGCTGTTGGCTCCAAATGTCCTTTCCTGGCTGCAGAAATGgtgcagaaaaacaacagggtGGTAAGAGAGGCCAGTATGGAGCTGCAAGAGGACGTCCAGGAAATGCACTCTGTACGCACAG CAGGTAAAAGAGATACGAGTCTATCGGTTATGGATCTTATCGAGGCAGGAGCACCTAAACACCTTCTGAAATCCACGTCTTCCAGAGTGTCTCACCTGCTGAAGGACAATCTGCCTGAGG CTGTTACCTTCCAGTACGACAAGTACTTTGAAAAGAAGATTGAAAGCAAGAAGGTGGATCACACATACAGGGTTTTTAAGACGGTGAACCGATGTGCCCCCTCGTTCCCCATGGCAGACGACTACTCAGAGTCTCTCCATGCAAAGAGGGACGTGTCTGTGTGGTGCAGCAACGACTACCTCGGCATGAGCCGTCACCCCAAAGTCACCCAGGCCATCGT gGAGACTTTACGTAAGCACGGCGCTGGTGCAGGAGGCACACGAAACATTTCAGGGACGAGCAAATTCCACGTGGAGCTTGAACATGAGCTAGCTGATCTGCACAATAAAGATGCTGCTCTTCTGTTCACTTCCTGCTTCGTAGCCAATGACTCCACGTTGTTTACTCTGGCAAAAATGCTACCAG GTTGTGAAATCTACTCTGACGCCGGCAACCATGCCTCAATGATCCAGGGTATAAGGAACAGCAGGGTCAAGAAGTTTATCTTCCGTCACAATGACGTCAGCCACCTGCAAGAGCTGCTTGAGAAGTCTGACCCCTCCACTCCAAAGATTGTCGCCTTTGAGACGGTGCATTCAATGGATG GGGCGGTGTGCCCACTAGAGGAGATGTGTGATATTGCCCACAAGTTTGGTGCCATTACCTTTGTGGATGAAGTTCACGCTGTGGGCCTGTATGGGTCCAGAGGAGGAGGGATcggggacagagacagagtcatgCACAAGATGGACATCATCTCTGGTACCCTCG GCAAGGCATTTGGCTGTGTGGGTGGCTACATCGCCAGCACCAGCACCCTGGTGGACACAGTGCGCTCATACGCTGCAGGcttcatcttcaccacctcccTGCCCCCCATGCTGCTGGCAGGGGCCAAGGAGTCCATCAAGGTCCTGAAAAGTGAGGAAGGCCAGGTGCTCAGGAGGAAACATCAGAGGAGCGTGAAGCTGCTGCGACAGATGCTGATGGACTCGGGCTTTCCTGTGGTCCACTGCCCGAGCCACATCATTCCTGTCCGG GTGGCGGATGCAGAGAAGAACAATGAGATCTGCGACATCATGATGTCTCGTTACAACATCTACGTCCAGGCAATCAACTACCCCACTGTGGCCAAAGGAGAGGAGCTGCTGCGCATCGCCCCCACACCTCACCACACTCCCCAGATGATGTTCTACTTTGTTG accgGCTGCTGAAGACGTGGAAGGAGGTGGGCATGGAGCTGAGACCGCACTCCTCAGCAGAGTGTGACTTCTGCCAGCAGCCTCTTCACTTCGAGCTGATGAGCGAGAGGGAGAAGTCGTACTTCACAGGCCTCAGTCACATGATATCAGCTGTAGCGTGA
- the LOC126403379 gene encoding 5-aminolevulinate synthase, non-specific, mitochondrial-like isoform X2, with product MDAVIRRCPFLTVVPSVALQLAGKSSLLSYAQKCPVMMDLASRPLARALSSSASTSKGTPTNDDSKHEVKLPPGHIKPPAGQAVGSKCPFLAAEMVQKNNRVVREASMELQEDVQEMHSVRTGKRDTSLSVMDLIEAGAPKHLLKSTSSRVSHLLKDNLPEAVTFQYDKYFEKKIESKKVDHTYRVFKTVNRCAPSFPMADDYSESLHAKRDVSVWCSNDYLGMSRHPKVTQAIVETLRKHGAGAGGTRNISGTSKFHVELEHELADLHNKDAALLFTSCFVANDSTLFTLAKMLPGCEIYSDAGNHASMIQGIRNSRVKKFIFRHNDVSHLQELLEKSDPSTPKIVAFETVHSMDGAVCPLEEMCDIAHKFGAITFVDEVHAVGLYGSRGGGIGDRDRVMHKMDIISGTLGKAFGCVGGYIASTSTLVDTVRSYAAGFIFTTSLPPMLLAGAKESIKVLKSEEGQVLRRKHQRSVKLLRQMLMDSGFPVVHCPSHIIPVRVADAEKNNEICDIMMSRYNIYVQAINYPTVAKGEELLRIAPTPHHTPQMMFYFVDRLLKTWKEVGMELRPHSSAECDFCQQPLHFELMSEREKSYFTGLSHMISAVA from the exons ATGGACGCAGTGATCCGCCGGTGCCCTTTCCTCACAGTTGTTCCCAGTGTTGCCCTGCAGCTGGCCGGGAAGTCATCACTGCTGAGCTATGCCCAAAAATGCCCCGTGATGATGGACCTGGCCTCAAGACCTCTGGCCAGAGCTCTGTCCTCTTCAGCTTCAACTTCCAAAGGCACTCCAACAAATGACG ATTCAAAGCATGAAGTCAAGCTGCCCCCAGGTCACATCAAGCCACCTGCGGGCCAGGCTGTTGGCTCCAAATGTCCTTTCCTGGCTGCAGAAATGgtgcagaaaaacaacagggtGGTAAGAGAGGCCAGTATGGAGCTGCAAGAGGACGTCCAGGAAATGCACTCTGTACGCACAG GTAAAAGAGATACGAGTCTATCGGTTATGGATCTTATCGAGGCAGGAGCACCTAAACACCTTCTGAAATCCACGTCTTCCAGAGTGTCTCACCTGCTGAAGGACAATCTGCCTGAGG CTGTTACCTTCCAGTACGACAAGTACTTTGAAAAGAAGATTGAAAGCAAGAAGGTGGATCACACATACAGGGTTTTTAAGACGGTGAACCGATGTGCCCCCTCGTTCCCCATGGCAGACGACTACTCAGAGTCTCTCCATGCAAAGAGGGACGTGTCTGTGTGGTGCAGCAACGACTACCTCGGCATGAGCCGTCACCCCAAAGTCACCCAGGCCATCGT gGAGACTTTACGTAAGCACGGCGCTGGTGCAGGAGGCACACGAAACATTTCAGGGACGAGCAAATTCCACGTGGAGCTTGAACATGAGCTAGCTGATCTGCACAATAAAGATGCTGCTCTTCTGTTCACTTCCTGCTTCGTAGCCAATGACTCCACGTTGTTTACTCTGGCAAAAATGCTACCAG GTTGTGAAATCTACTCTGACGCCGGCAACCATGCCTCAATGATCCAGGGTATAAGGAACAGCAGGGTCAAGAAGTTTATCTTCCGTCACAATGACGTCAGCCACCTGCAAGAGCTGCTTGAGAAGTCTGACCCCTCCACTCCAAAGATTGTCGCCTTTGAGACGGTGCATTCAATGGATG GGGCGGTGTGCCCACTAGAGGAGATGTGTGATATTGCCCACAAGTTTGGTGCCATTACCTTTGTGGATGAAGTTCACGCTGTGGGCCTGTATGGGTCCAGAGGAGGAGGGATcggggacagagacagagtcatgCACAAGATGGACATCATCTCTGGTACCCTCG GCAAGGCATTTGGCTGTGTGGGTGGCTACATCGCCAGCACCAGCACCCTGGTGGACACAGTGCGCTCATACGCTGCAGGcttcatcttcaccacctcccTGCCCCCCATGCTGCTGGCAGGGGCCAAGGAGTCCATCAAGGTCCTGAAAAGTGAGGAAGGCCAGGTGCTCAGGAGGAAACATCAGAGGAGCGTGAAGCTGCTGCGACAGATGCTGATGGACTCGGGCTTTCCTGTGGTCCACTGCCCGAGCCACATCATTCCTGTCCGG GTGGCGGATGCAGAGAAGAACAATGAGATCTGCGACATCATGATGTCTCGTTACAACATCTACGTCCAGGCAATCAACTACCCCACTGTGGCCAAAGGAGAGGAGCTGCTGCGCATCGCCCCCACACCTCACCACACTCCCCAGATGATGTTCTACTTTGTTG accgGCTGCTGAAGACGTGGAAGGAGGTGGGCATGGAGCTGAGACCGCACTCCTCAGCAGAGTGTGACTTCTGCCAGCAGCCTCTTCACTTCGAGCTGATGAGCGAGAGGGAGAAGTCGTACTTCACAGGCCTCAGTCACATGATATCAGCTGTAGCGTGA